One genomic segment of Zymoseptoria tritici IPO323 chromosome 5, whole genome shotgun sequence includes these proteins:
- the PAFE2401 gene encoding Paf1p complex subunit (Similar to the Saccharomyces cerevisiae CDC73 subunit of the Paf1p complex, a large complex that binds to and modulates the activity of RNA polymerase II), translating into DALALLRQGIANNSLPIPTTDTDPSSQADSNVSLAKASYLLFNYSSQEDGPQHTAIPLNQQTRFVSESSGKRALDLRSVYFCWLNKDASVPDYVNATAQLNTELQQTGNNESITSLPFLERIDLNNWLSGEVAEHESEFIKSLDAKEASRDAALAAKVAQGGEDVEMRDAGLADDVKRREEEDRLREIYAAERKMGDHNTVLRGVKIQDFSGMRKYSALFLGKSKPGAPAPGSAPALNNNPALRPPIKPSNPNRRLEPIILLSSSFSSLLRMPNIKSFLNDGVYAPLEQSTESPSILHITRNLRTIHPGHATRFILVDDPSNFRPDYWSRVVAVFTTGQTWQFKGYKWTNPAELFSHALGVYVGWKGEVVPDTVKGWGRQVLSVQIDKGQNRWRDREVVEDIWSQIEGRMRAMGWGKD; encoded by the coding sequence GATGCGCTGGCCTTACTACGACAAGGAATCGCGAACAACTCTCTGCCCATACCCACGACCGACACAGACCCATCATCACAGGCCGACTCGAATGTCTCGCTCGCAAAAGCTTCATACCTTCTATTCAACTACAGCTCCCAAGAAGATGGCCCGCAACACACCGCAATCCCTCTCAACCAACAAACGCGATTCGTCTCCGAAAGCTCCGGCAAGCGCGCGCTCGACCTCCGATCCGTCTACTTCTGCTGGCTCAACAAAGATGCCAGCGTGCCCGACTACGTCAATGCCACCGCGCAGCTCAACACCGAGCTACAGCAGACCGGGAACAACGAGTCAATAACCAGCTTACCCTTCCTCGAGCGTATCGACCTCAACAATTGGCTATCAGGCGAAGTCGCAGAGCACGAGAGCGAATTTATCAAGAGCCTGGACGCGAAGGAAGCGAGTAGAGATGCGGCTCTTGCAGCCAAGGTAGCGCAAGGTGGTGAGGACGTGGAGATGCGCGATGCAGGACTCGCGGACGACGTCAagcgaagagaagaagaggaccgACTACGAGAGATCTACGCGGCGGAGCGCAAGATGGGCGACCACAACACCGTCCTTCGAGGCGTCAAGATCCAAGACTTCAGCGGCATGCGAAAGTACAGCGCTCTCTTCCTAGGCAAGAGCAAACCCGGCGCGCCAGCCCCCGGTTCGGCTCCAGCACTCAACAATAATCCCGCCCTCCGACCTCCGATCAAGCCATCTAATCCGAACCGCCGTCTCGAACCGATCATCCTGCTAtcatcctccttctcttccctcctccgcatGCCGAACATCAAATCCTTCCTCAACGACGGCGTCTACGCTCCCCTCGAACAATCTACCGAATCGCCCTCTATCCTGCACATCACTCGCAACCTCCGCACAATTCACCCCGGCCATGCAACGCGTTTCATCCTCGTGGACGATCCGTCAAATTTCCGACCAGACTACTGGTCTCGTGTGGTAGCAGTCTTCACAACGGGTCAGACATGGCAGTTCAAGGGTTACAAGTGGACGAATCCCGCGGAACTGTTCTCGCATGCGCTGGGTGTATATGTGGGATGGAAGGGCGAGGTGGTTCCGGACACGGTCAAGGGATGGGGCAGGCAGGTGTTGAGTGTGCAGATTGACAAGGGACAGAATAGATGGAGAGATcgcgaggtggtggaggatatTTGGAGTCAGATTGAAGGCAGGATGAGAGCGATGGGCTGGGGAAAGGAT